One candidate division WOR-3 bacterium genomic window, GAAGACATTGACGACGCGCGAGGCACGCAATGCGACAAGCGGCAGGGTGGGGGCAAGCGAACCGTGCATATGGATGATTTCAAACCCCTGTTCTTCGAAATATTTTTTGACCCGGGCAACAGGCCGGATTGCCACTGGTACCCGGGCAAACGATTTGTTGGAGCGAATAACCAATCCCCGGCCTATTCGAAAAACCTCTGATTCGTCGGGAACCTGTTCCAGACAGTCCATCATTCGGGTGCCGACATTGGTGGTGAGGATTTTTACACTGTTGCCCCGCTGGCGCAACTCGCGCGCCAGGTGGTGAATGTGCTCGGCAATACCACCGATATACGGGTAGTAGTTGTCCGAGACCATGCAGATGCGCATCGGCTATACTTTCCTGTTAGAAAACGCCTGCAAGCCAGCCTTGAGGACTTGTACCGCCCGTACCAAATCTTCGCACTTTAACACATAGGCGATACGAACTTCGTCCTTACCCAGCCCGGGTGTGGCGTAAAACCCTTGAGCCGGGGCGAGCATCACCGTTTCTCTGTCAAGGTGAAAGTCGTTTAAGAGGAAAATGGCGAACTCCTCGGCATCAACAACCGGCAGCCGGGCAATGAGGTAAAATGCACCGCGGGGTCGGAGAAATTTGACTCCGGGGATTTTACTCAGTTCCTCACACAGGACATCACGGCGGCGCCGGTACTCATGGCGTACCTCATCAAAGTAGGAGGGCGGAATGTCCTTTGCCCGCTGCGCCGCAAGCTGGTCAACAGTCGGCGGGCATAGCCGCGCCTGGCCAAATCTCAGCATCGTTGCCATAAAATCCCGGTTACGGCTGGCAACGCAACCAATCCGCGCACCGCAGGCGCTGTAACGTTTTGATATTGAATCAACCATCACCGCCCGGTCTTCAATTCCTTTTAAGTTGAGGACACTCAAAGGGCGGACATTCGCGTCATAGACAAACTCCCGATACACCTCATCACCGATTAAGAACAGATTGTACTCCAGTGCCAGTTGGCGCAGGAGTTCCATTTCCGTTTCGGAGTAAACAACACCGGTTGGGTTGCCGGGATTGGAGAAGAGAATCGCTTTGGTACGCGGTGTAATCAGGCGCACAAACTGCTCTTTGGGCGGCAGGGCAAATCCGTTATCGGCGCTGGTGGTTATCGGTACCAGTTTCACCCCCGCCATTATCGCAAAGCCGAAGTAGTTGGTATAAAACGGCTCGGGCACAATCACTTCGTCGCCCGGGTCGGTAACGGCTTTGATGGCAAACAGAATCGCTTCACTACCACCGGTGGTGACGAGGATATCGTCATTGGTGATTTCAATGCCCACCGAGTGATAGTAGGAAACGAGGGTATCGATATAGGTCGGCAAACCCGCCGAATGACCATAACCGAGAACTTTGATGTCAACTTCCCGGTAGCCGTTCATTATCTCAGCGGGCGTCTCGATGTCAGGCTGCCCGATGTTGAGATGGTAAACCTTTATGCCCCGTGCCTTTGCCTTTTCGGCGTAGGGCACAAGTCGCCGGATCGGGGATGCGGGCATTAACCGGGCACGCTGGGAAAGTTGCATTATTTGTTTTTCGCTCATTTTCGGCTCCTTTCATTGGGTTAACAGCGGTCTGATTTCCTGTTCCTGAACCGGTCCGACAACACCGGCAAAGAATCGGTCGTCGGTCAAAATTTCATCAACCAGTTGAGCAACCTCTTCCCGCTTTAACTGGTTGTAAGCGTCAATTATTTCCTCCAGTGTTGTCACCTTGCCCAGCAGGAGGTAACTGCGGGCGATGCGCATCATCCGGTTGATGGAACTTTCCGCCCCTAAAATCAGTGCGCTCCGGGTCATCGTCAATGACCGCGCAAACTCCTCCGGGGTGATTTTCTCCTGCCGCAGTCGTGCCAGTTCGTCTTTAAGAGCCGTGATGCAGCGTTTCAGTTTTCGCTTTTCGGCAACAAAGTAAATTCCCAACAGACCAGAATCTTCATAAAGTTCAACAAAACTGCCTATTGAATATACCAAACCTTCCTCTTCCCGCAACCTTTGAAACAAGCGGGAGGAGACGCCGCCTCCCAGTGCGGTGTTGAGCACCGAAAGGGCATAGCGCCTTGGGTCGGCATAGAAAAAGGCGGGTTTGGCAAGGCAGACAAAAACCTGGGACAACTCGCGGCGGGTGCGAATTAGGGTTTGGGGGGGCATCAATGACGATGGCGCCCGAACGGGCGTTTGGCAACCTTCCCGGTTCAAACCGGCAAGGTAATTTACGACCTGCTGGTGCTCAACCGCGCCGACCGCAACGGCGACGGCACAATTTGCCCCGTAATTCTGGTGATAAAAATTGTGTAGTTGTTGGCGGTTTATCCGGTCAACCGAGTTAAGTGTCCCAACAACCGGTTTCCCTAACGGGCTGGTGCCGTAAAGTGCCGAAAGCAAAAGATTGATGGCACAAGATTCCGGGTCTTCTTCGTTACTCCTGATTTCTTCGGTGACCACCTCTTTTTCCTTTCGCAGTTCGGCTTCAACGAAAGCGGGCTGTCCTAAAATTTCGACCAGCAACCCGGCAACCTCCTTCAATTTGTCAACCGGTGCCCGGGCGTAGAAACAGGTCGCCTCCTTGTCGGTAAAGGCGTTTAATTCGGCACCGCAGGACTCTGCGGCAACATTTATCGCCCGCGCGTCCATCCGCTCGGTTCCCTTGAAAATCATGTGCTCAATGAGATGGGCGGTTCCTTCCTGTCCGGGTGGGTCATCACGACTTCCCAGCCGGAAGGCAAAGCCGAGTGACACCGACTTTAGATAGGGCAATCTTTCTGAAATAACAAGCAAGCCACCCGGAACCCGGGTGGCTTGAATCTCTCCGGTACCGGAAAATTCTACCGCCATCGCATCAGTAAATACACCGCGGTGCACTACGCAATTTTTAGAACCGCCCGCGTCTTTGTTCTTTTCCCCGGCTATGTCCTGTTTTACTGGAAGAGCCGTGCGTGGCGCGTGCGGGGCGTCGGTCGCGCGGTTCAACAATACCGGAATCGTTTGATGGTGGTATTTCACCCCGTTCTTCCATCGCCTTACGCCGGGATAGGTTTATTCTACCCTGACTGTCGATTTCGGTTACCTTGACCCAGACTTTATCACCAACTTTGACCTCATCGGTGACCTGACGGCAGTGACCCGGAGCTAGCTGGGAGATGTGAACCATACCCTCTTTACCGGGGAGAACTTCCACAAAGGCGCCAAAACTGGTGACGCGGGTTACTGTGCCCTGGTAAACCTTTCCCACTTCAACCTCGGCGACGAGCGATTCAACCCACTCTTTTGCCTTCTTGAGCGCATCGGGATTGGTGGCGGCGATCGTGACCGTGCCGTCGTCTTCGATGTCAATTGTGGTGCCGGTGGCTTCGATAATCTTACGGATTGTCTTACCACCAGGTCCGATCACGGTGCCGATTTTGTCTTTGTCGATAACGAGGGAAATAATCCGGGGGGCGTAGCGGGAGATTTCGGGCCTCGGACGGTCGATGACCGAGTTCATTATTTCCAAAACCTGGAGCCGTGCCCGGGTTGCCTGTTCCATTGCGCTACGCAGGATTGAGTAAGGGACACCGGGCAGTTTGAGGTCAAGCTGGATGGCGGTAATTCCATCCCGGGTGCCGGCAACCTTGAAGTCCATATCACCGTAATGGTCCTCATCGCCGATGATGTCGGTGAGAATCTTGAAGCGCTCGCCCTCCTTAACCAGTCCCATTGCAATGCCGGCAACTGCAGTTTTAACCGGAACCCCGGCATCCATCATTGACATCGAGCCGGAGCAGACCGAAGCCATTGAGGAAGAGCCGTTGGATTCAAGGATGTCCGAGACAATTCTGATGGTATACGGGAAAGTTTCTTCTTTGGGCACAACCGCCTGCAGTGCCCGTTCGGCAAGGTCGCCGTGGCCAATTTCCCGGCGGCCTGGTCCGCGCAGCATCCGGACTTCGCCCACCGAAAAGGGCGGGAAGTTGTAATGGAGCATAAACGACTTTTTCTCTTCCATCGCCAGTTCGACATCATCAACCACCTGTTCATCTGACTTTGTGCCCAGTGTCGTGGTGGCGAGCGACTGGGTTTGGCCCCGGGTGAAAAGGGCACTACCATGGGCGCGGGGTAAAACCCCAACCGCGCAGTCAATCGGTCGCAACTCGTCCAGTTTTCTGCCATCAAGCCTTTGTTCCCGTTCGAGGATGCGATTTCGGATATCTTGGCGGATAATCTCTTCCATCACCGCGGCAACCGCACCTTCAACATCCGGGAACTTTTCCTGTAGTTGTTCGCTCACCTGCCGGATCAGTTCACTTCGGGCGTTACTACGGCTCCGCTTGTCGCTGATATCATTGGTTGCGATGGCAGGTTCGGTAATGCGCTGAGCAATCTCCTGGCGCAAC contains:
- a CDS encoding pyridoxal phosphate-dependent aminotransferase; the encoded protein is MQLSQRARLMPASPIRRLVPYAEKAKARGIKVYHLNIGQPDIETPAEIMNGYREVDIKVLGYGHSAGLPTYIDTLVSYYHSVGIEITNDDILVTTGGSEAILFAIKAVTDPGDEVIVPEPFYTNYFGFAIMAGVKLVPITTSADNGFALPPKEQFVRLITPRTKAILFSNPGNPTGVVYSETEMELLRQLALEYNLFLIGDEVYREFVYDANVRPLSVLNLKGIEDRAVMVDSISKRYSACGARIGCVASRNRDFMATMLRFGQARLCPPTVDQLAAQRAKDIPPSYFDEVRHEYRRRRDVLCEELSKIPGVKFLRPRGAFYLIARLPVVDAEEFAIFLLNDFHLDRETVMLAPAQGFYATPGLGKDEVRIAYVLKCEDLVRAVQVLKAGLQAFSNRKV
- a CDS encoding insulinase family protein, with the protein product MAVEFSGTGEIQATRVPGGLLVISERLPYLKSVSLGFAFRLGSRDDPPGQEGTAHLIEHMIFKGTERMDARAINVAAESCGAELNAFTDKEATCFYARAPVDKLKEVAGLLVEILGQPAFVEAELRKEKEVVTEEIRSNEEDPESCAINLLLSALYGTSPLGKPVVGTLNSVDRINRQQLHNFYHQNYGANCAVAVAVGAVEHQQVVNYLAGLNREGCQTPVRAPSSLMPPQTLIRTRRELSQVFVCLAKPAFFYADPRRYALSVLNTALGGGVSSRLFQRLREEEGLVYSIGSFVELYEDSGLLGIYFVAEKRKLKRCITALKDELARLRQEKITPEEFARSLTMTRSALILGAESSINRMMRIARSYLLLGKVTTLEEIIDAYNQLKREEVAQLVDEILTDDRFFAGVVGPVQEQEIRPLLTQ
- the pnp gene encoding polyribonucleotide nucleotidyltransferase, with the protein product MHRVEVEVCGRTLSLEFGRVARQADGGVLARYGDSVVLASAVYNKQPFEGYQDFFPLVVDYRELAYAAGKIPGGFFKREGKPRDKETLTCRLIDRPIRPLFPTGFRHETQIIAYLLSTDMENESEFLSLVASSAALVISEIPFLGPIGVCRVGKINGQLVANPPMSQLDDADMSMIFVGLENGTVMTIAGQAREVSIEDIDRAWELAQPVIKKTIELQKELQSAVGKPKISLDPPLITEELRQEIAQRITEPAIATNDISDKRSRSNARSELIRQVSEQLQEKFPDVEGAVAAVMEEIIRQDIRNRILEREQRLDGRKLDELRPIDCAVGVLPRAHGSALFTRGQTQSLATTTLGTKSDEQVVDDVELAMEEKKSFMLHYNFPPFSVGEVRMLRGPGRREIGHGDLAERALQAVVPKEETFPYTIRIVSDILESNGSSSMASVCSGSMSMMDAGVPVKTAVAGIAMGLVKEGERFKILTDIIGDEDHYGDMDFKVAGTRDGITAIQLDLKLPGVPYSILRSAMEQATRARLQVLEIMNSVIDRPRPEISRYAPRIISLVIDKDKIGTVIGPGGKTIRKIIEATGTTIDIEDDGTVTIAATNPDALKKAKEWVESLVAEVEVGKVYQGTVTRVTSFGAFVEVLPGKEGMVHISQLAPGHCRQVTDEVKVGDKVWVKVTEIDSQGRINLSRRKAMEERGEIPPSNDSGIVEPRDRRPARATHGSSSKTGHSRGKEQRRGRF